The region GGTGGTCGAGGTCAATGGgcggggaaagggggtgCTGACGGCACCATGCCTCGCctgcttcggcttcggcctcGGTGGCGTTGGTTGCGTGGGAGGAGTCATACGCCGCGAAGAAAgcaggagggggtggaaagAGAGAGGTGTCGGGGACGACTGACTCCCAGTCGTGCTTGGTCTCCTGGGGTTTAGATGCTGCGGGAATGGGAGGAGcgctgggagggggaatgGAGGCGTAGTCATTacgcgggagaggaggaccAGGAGGGGGGGCGTAGTCGTTGCTAGCTCCGTGAGACGGTGGAGGcccgggaggaggagcaaagTCGTCGCCAGCTCCGTGGGAatggggcggcggtggtccCAGGGGAGGTGCGTAGTCATTCCCGGTTCCgtgagaagggggtggtCCGGGAGGAGGCGCATAGCTCTCTACTGCCGGCCGGGTatgagaaggaggcggcTCAGCTGGTGCATTAGGGTTGTGGACTGAGTCGGGAAGCTCAACGGGCATGGTGTGAGATGTAGCTTGTGTCTGGCTGTACAGATTATTGGAATTCCAGGATGCTGGAGGTTGAGCAGCAGAGAGGGGGCTaggaggcggcggctggTTAtattgctgctgatgctgatgctgctggggCTGTGCCTGGTGTGATGACGAAGCGCTTGCTTTTGGCTCAGGTGCATACGTTGGCTGCTGAGGCGCCTGCCCTGGAGCTGGTCGTGGGGGAagatcatccccatcatAGAGGTTCTTTTTGCTGCCGAAACACATTTTGGCTGGGTTCAGATTCTGTTTTGTTTCCTTTTGGTAAGATGTTGTAAGCGCACACGTTTTAAAGCGACTGGATGTTGGATGGTTGCCCAGTCACGAAGCACCTCAGCCAACGGGTGATAGACAAAGGTCAGTGAATGCCTTGCCTTTCAAATTCCAAAACCTATAGCAACAGAACGACCGGCTTTAATGTCCTTCTTGCGGCATCAGATGATGAGTGATGGATTAGGACACGGAGGGACCAACTGACACGCGCTGGATAGAGAACCTTTTGGGGTGCGCAGCCACTGCCAAGATGGCGCTAGCCACCTGCGTAACCAGGCTTGATAACAGCACAAGAACCCTCCAATTCCACAAGGCAGTCGCTCTCTGCCCCACACTGCACCACCTGGATGATGACTTTGCTGCCAGATCTGACCAACTTACAATCTGTGGCGTTTAGCTACAGAACGTCTGAATGGGGGACTGTACCCAGTCAATATTTGGAAACTGGCGAGGCCAGTCCAATCTTGCTCGAAGTCTCCTGGTGACGTGGAAAGTAAGTTTGGCTTGGCATTCCTGGCGCACTTTCGGAGCCGATGTCCGATGACTAGCGGACCGGTATAGGGCATTCCGTCGGCCCGATCGGATTGTGGATCTCGGCGAAGAGTTGACGATGAATAAGGGCAAGTATGTACGCCTGGGAAACACAACTTTATATGATGTGGCTCAAACCGAACGATCGTGTAAGGATAAGGTCCCGTCATTGCCTTTGATATCTTCAATGCTCGATATGTTATCACAGATAGTGAAAGTCAAGTTGAGAATTTCTGAGGACAAATGAAAATGTCTAAAACTGCGTTTATTAACCTCAAGTTATCTTCAAAGTATCACACGAATCAAACAAGTCAAATTTAATGGCTTATTTGACataatataaaaaatttAACGGTATATTTGAAATGATTTATATTGAATTAAGTAAGCTAAATACTATCAAATCATATCACTAAAAACTACCCAATAACCATATTTACTACTGACATATACCTGTTCAAACATGTCACGGTTTTGAGagacagtggggccacgGGAGCCAATCAGGGCTGGACCAAGCGATCgagcggggctcacggtccatggtccagtatcggccaatcAAGAgtggaccgaggaccgtctGTAAGTCAACGGTCCACAGtcccaaggtctatatatacggaggaactggctggtgtagatagacagttccgcagtatgcaatacaagtcacaatcgttggtatcttAACTATTGTGATGGAGACAAGCCatttgttgtacactgtttagctgttccaaaccaggattgttcagaagcgCCTTCGACTAGTATCCatttcagaggttctggataggggttcaTCACATGTTGTTAAAGAATGACTTGG is a window of Podospora pseudopauciseta strain CBS 411.78 chromosome 1, whole genome shotgun sequence DNA encoding:
- a CDS encoding hypothetical protein (COG:S; EggNog:ENOG503Q3T1), giving the protein MCFGSKKNLYDGDDLPPRPAPGQAPQQPTYAPEPKASASSSHQAQPQQHQHQQQYNQPPPPSPLSAAQPPASWNSNNLYSQTQATSHTMPVELPDSVHNPNAPAEPPPSHTRPAVESYAPPPGPPPSHGTGNDYAPPLGPPPPHSHGAGDDFAPPPGPPPSHGASNDYAPPPGPPLPRNDYASIPPPSAPPIPAASKPQETKHDWESVVPDTSLFPPPPAFFAAYDSSHATNATEAEAEAGEAWCRQHPLSPPIDLDHHSLEAQNNHNPRLMVPDVFKGTLQFKEHGIWAGQTDRNATDSCIIGFPPLYTVKTHSPFTSPTPEKTIYYEVAITSAANPHEICLSLGFTALPYPSFRQPGWHRGSLAVHGDDGHKFINDRWGGKDFTGPFRVGERYGIGMTFTAVAGRMETEIFFTRNGLQAGRWNLHEEGDSTDLPMTGLEGYHDLSCAVGTYGGVGFEVIFRPETWLFLPKGYYPGKRG